A segment of the Streptomyces sp. XD-27 genome:
TGGCGGCATGGGCCGGCGATCGGGGAGGAGGGGCTGTGATCAGTTCTCCACAGCACCTGCTGAGCGAAGACCGCCGGGAGTACGAGCAGATGCTGGACGAGGCATTGCGCGCCGCCCACCGCCCGGAACTGGCCGCCGAGGGCCAACTGCTCAGCCCGGAGCAACTGCGCACCCTTGCGCTGAATGCCACCGCCGTCATCACGGCGGCCGCGGCGGCCGAGTACCAGCACTACGTACGGGTCCGCGAAGAACTCCGTGGTTCGGCGTCCGCGTACTCGTCGATGGGCTCGGTGACCGCCGCCCCTGCCTCGTCTGCCTTCCACCGCTCCGGCAGCCGCGCAGCGGCCACCCGCCACCACGCCCCAGGAGGTCTGGGCCATCGGTTGGGCGCAGCTGTCCTGGGCGCCGGGCAACCGGGCGGCCGCCGCATCAGCGACGGAATCGCTTCGCGCCGCTGGGCCGGGATGTCCTATAGCCGCCGCCTGCGGGCAGCGCTGCTCGGCCTGCACGTACGCCCCGAGGTGCCGACGGCGGCGAGAGCGGCCGGGTTGCGATCACCGCGACCGTCCGAGCAGCCCGCGGCCGTCCGCATGCCCGCTCGCACGCGCACGGCCAGGAGCAAGACACCGGCTGCGGAGACGACCGAGGCCGCCGGAGCCGGTGGACTCGCCGTCTTCGCCGTGCTCGCCCCCACCCTCTCCGGAACCGCCGCCGCGCTCTTCTTCCTCATTGGACTCATCCTCAAGACGTTCGAAGCCGAGCCGGCTCTCGCCCGAGCCTTGATCAACGCCGGGTGGCTCGCCGGAGCCGTGGCTATGGTCACGATCGTCGTCTGCGCGGTCCTCCTGCTGGTCACCGCTGTGCGTAGCCCCGGCCAGCCCCCGGGGAGGCCGCGGACAACCACGCACTGAGAGAGGAAGTGGCACGGGCCAGAGATGCCTGGCGGGAAGCAGTGTTGGAACGCGGCATCAAGCCCTTCCTGCGGGAAGCCCTCGTCGACCCCGCCTCGGCTCCTCCGCGCTGGAACACCTCGTCCGCTCCCACCAGCCGCCTACCGCACCTCGGCTACAACCGCCCAGGCTTCACCACCCCCGACGACAGCCCCGGTCGCGCTCCGGCCCCTCGCCCGAGCTTCACCAGCCCCGACTACACGAGTCCGGACTTCGGAGGCCCGGAACGCCAGTCGGAGTGACACTCCGAAGTCAGACCGTGCCGTCGGAGCGGCGAGCGGCCTATGCCCAGGCAACGAGGGGCGGACGTGGCCCAATCGCCGCATCAAGCTGCCTCGCGACCAGCAGGGCATCTGCTGCTCTCACGGGTTCGCCGGATGCAATCTGCTCCGCCGAGATGACGCCTCGAACGGCGGCAATCACTGGGTCATCCGGTAGTGCGGCGCGAACGGCCTCGATCACGGCATCCAGCACAGGCAGCGCGATACCTTGGACCTCTTGTTCAGGATCTCTCCCGGTCAGCTCTTCAAGCGCCTTGATCAACGCCTCGGTCTTCTGCTTGGCGCCGTAGGGGTACTCCCTGCTCACCAGAGGCTCCTTCTCGCCCTTCGGCCTCCCCCCATCAAGCGTAGGCCCGAGGCGACGTCGCAGCCCGGCTGGCCGAAGAAGACCGGAGAGAACGTGTGAACAAGACGCTGCCGCTCTTGGCACGCTTGCACCAGCAACCCCCTGCTCAGCAGCATCCCGACTGCCTACAACGGCCAGCCTCCTCCCGTGCGGAAGGATCCAGGGGGGGCCGATGCATCCGCACTCGTGCCCTATCCGTGCCCTCCAGAGCGGTAAACACCGGTCAAGAGAGGTGCCAAGAAGCACCACCGATAGCACACCACAGCGATGTTTTCGCAGGTCAAATGGCATCTTGACCCCGCAGACACCGTTGATTCCCAAGCTCAGAGCGCGAGTTCGATTCTCGTCACCCGCTCCATGACGAAGCCCCAGGTCAGCGACCTGGGGCTTCGTCGTTGGCCCGTCGTTTCGAAACCGGCGGGCTTTACCGCGGTGGCGTCACTGAGAGGCCCACCAGGTCGAGGGCGCCGCGGCGGTGTAACCCAGCGACTCGTACAGCGGCCTGCCCAGCTTCGAAGCGGTGAGCGTGACCGGCAGGTCCGCCAGGTGGGCGAGGGAGCCGAGCATGACGGCCCGCCCCACGCCACGCGACCGGAAAGCCGACGAAGTGCCGACCCAGTGATGGCCGCCGACGCCGTCGTCCACGACGCTGACGCCGGCTCCCGCGGGCACGCCGTCGTGCGTGGCGACGAACACGTCCACGCCCGGCTGCTCGATCAGCGCCGTCGGGAACAGCTCGCCGGGGCGGTAGGGCTTGAATCCGGCCAGCTCGAAGCCCTCGATCACGATCCGCTCGGCCGCCTGGAGGTCCTCGGGCCGCCGTACCCGGATCACGTCCAGCATCGGTTCGCCGACGGGCCCGGGCGGGCGCAGCATGACCGGCATCTGCCAGCTGCGCATGCCCAGGTGGCTCAGGTCGGTCGAGCTGAACGGATCCTCGGCGTTCACCGGGCCTGCGGCTCGGCGTACCAGCTCGCTCAACTCGGTCAGTTCGCGCGGGTCGAGGACCGGCTCTTGGATCAGGATCCGCAGGCCGGCGCGCACGTCGCCGTCGACCGCGACGAATCCGCGGCGCCGGATGACCTCATGCCCCCGGCATCGGCCGGTCGCGGTCCACAAGGCGGCGGAGTTACGGGCCTGACGCATCGGCGCCTCGGCCAAGGCTACGGACGTGGGCTGGTCGGCCGACGTAGATCGTGTTGTCATTGCGCCTACGGTACTGCGCAATTGCCCCATCACAGGGGCCAATTCCATGCGAGCTGACTGGGCCACCTGCGCGGCCGGACCACCTGGCGAGCACGAGCGGCTCCATGTTCCGTCTCGATCGTTGCCGCTGCGCCGCGTTCACAAGACCAGGCTGAGGTTCCCGGCGACCGAAGACAGACACGAGCCGTGCCACAACGTGCCAGTAGGGACGGTGAACAGCGGTCAACAGCAGGCACGGGAAGATGGTTGTGAGCCCTGCAGCTGGTGGTCTTTTCCGCAGGCCAGAGGCCGTCTGAGCGCTCAAGTGCTGGGTGATTCCCAAGCTCAGAGCGCGAGTTCGATTCTCGTCACCCGCTCCATAGCGAAGGCCCAGGTCAGCGACCTGGGCCTTGTTTGTTGCGGCGGGACCAGGCCCACAGCTCCACACTGCGGTCGGACGGGCGGCGGCGTAGCATCCGACACAGAGCCCCGAGAGACTCCGGGGAGGCGCGATGGCGTCCCTGCAGGTGAAATCGCGAACCGGCGACCTGGTACTCCTGGACGAATCGGCTGCCGAGCGCTTGGGTGCGGAGCTGCGCGGCGAGCTGCTCCGCCCGGATGATCAGGCATACGACCAGGCGCGCGCAGTCTGGAACGGCCTGATCGACCACCGGCCCGCACTGATCGCCCGCTGCTCCGGAGCAGCCGACGTCGTTCAGGCGGTCACCTTCGCACGCGAGCACGACCTGCTGGTGTCCGTACGAGGAGGCGGGCACAACATCGCGGGCAAAGCGGTGTGCACTGGCGGCCTGATGATCGACCTCTCGCCCATGCGAGGTGTCGCGGTCGATCCGGAGCGCTGCACCGCCCGAGTCGAGGGAGGTGCGACCCTCAAGGAACTGGACCGAGCCACGCAGGCATCGGGCCTGGCCACGACGGCGGGCGTCGTGACGCACACGGGCGTCGCCGGGCTCACTCTGGGCGGCGGCGTCGGCCGGCTGGCCCGGAGGTACGGCCTGGCCTGCGACAATCTGCGGGCCGCGGAGGTCGTCACCGCCGACGGCCGGATGGTGAGGGCAGACGGGTCCGACAACGCCGACCTCTTCTGGGGTCTGCGGGGCGCCGGAGCCAACTTCGGGGTCACGACCTCCTTCGAGTTCCAGCTCCACCGCGTGGGCCCCGAAGTGCTCGGAGGCGTCGTCGTCCACCCCCTGGGGAAGGCGAAGGCCGCCTTGAGGTTCTACGGCGAGTACTCCCTGTCGGCTCCCGACGAGCTGTCGGCCGACGCGATCTTCCTGACTTCGCCCGATGGCGACCCGATGCTCGCCATCTCCGTGTGTTACGTCGGGTCGGTGGAGGAAGGCGAGCGCGTACTGCAGCCACTCCGGCGGTTCGGCCCGCCGCTGGTCGACGAGATCGGCCCGGTCGCGTACACGGAACTACAGGCCGCGGCCGACGCCTTCTTCCCCACCGGCCTCCGCTACTACTGGAAGTCCCATTTCCTGGAGCGGATCGCCGACGACGCCGTGGAGGCCACGGTGGACCACTTCGCCCGCGTCCCGTCCCCCAGGTCCCTCATCGTCTTCCAGCAATACGGTGGTGCCGTCAGCCGCGTCGACCCATCCGCCACGGCCTTCCGCCCCGGAACGCGCAGTACGACAACTTCGCCGCGTCCATCTGGACCGGCCCCGGGGAACTCCAGACACAGAGGCAGTGGGTCCAGCGGTGGTGGGACATCATGAGCCCCTTCTCCCTGGAAGCCGAGTATGCGAACAACCTGGGAGAAGAGGGCGAGGAGCGCGTGCGGGCGGCCTACGGCGGGAACTACGAGCGGCTGGTGTCCCTCAAGAACACGTACGACCCCGCAAACTTCTTCCGCTTGAACGCGAACATCCGGCCGGGCACGCGGTGACACCCAACAGTGCACCGGATACAACGGCTTGACCACGAACCCGGCAAACGCTCCCGGTCGCAGCACCAGCACGTTTCGGATTCGGTCGGGGCTCCGGCCGAACCTGAGACGGTTCAACACCCGTACATCTGCTGCCTTTTCACCACGCATTCGCTGGTGACCCAGTGGCGGTGGGTTCTGCGGACGCCCCGGTTTCAAGGTTCGGGAATTGGCTCCACGTCGATGATGACAGCCCCGTCGCCGCCAGCCCCACCGTCCTCGCCGCTTCCCCCGGAACCACCGGCAGACCCGGCAGAGCCGGGGCCGGCACCACCGAAGAGCCCGCCTGGGCCGCCGGCGCCACCACTGCCGCCGGAGCCGCCGGAGCCCCCGTCGCCACCACTGGCGCCAGCGCCGAAGGCGTCGCCGTCGACGACGATGGCAGTGCCACCGCCCCCGCCGGAGCCGCCACTGCTGCCGCCGGCGCCACCGCCTCCGCCGGACCCGCCCGAACCGCCCGATTGGTTTGACCCCGCACTGCCGGTCGTACCGGAGCCGCCTCCGCCACCGGCGCTACCGTCGTCTCCACCGATCGTGCCGGTGAGGATGCCGACACATTCAACTGATACTTGGCCACCGTCACCGCCGGCCCCGCTGGTACCGCCAGCACCACCACCGCCGCCAGCACCACCGGCACCACCGCCGAGCAGGCCGGAAGAGCCGCCTCTGCCGCCCCCGCCACCTGCCCCGCCGCCCGCCGACCCACCGGCGCTGCCGCCTTGAGCAGAGGCCAAGTCGACCAAGGCGAGGGACACCTCGCTGTCCTCACCATCTTCACCGAGGCCGCCCTGGCCGCCTCCAGTGCCGGAACTGCCGCTGGCTCCGGGGGAGGAGACCGCGCCGCCGCCCCGCCGGGGCCGGCGCCACCGCCGGCCCCTTCGTTGCCGGCGTCCCCGCCTGCCCCTACCACGACGGTCAATATGGTGCCGGGGCGAGCGGGCACATCGGTACATTCCACGAAGCCGCCGGAGCCGCCGCCACCGCCCCCGGCTCCGACGCCACCGCCACCGCCGCCGCCCCCTCCTCCGCCGCCCACCGTTGTAGCGGCGCTGCCGCCGCCACCGCCGCCGCCACCGCCGCCACCGGCGCCGCCCGCGCCGCCGCCCCCGCCAGCCCCTGCACCCCAGAGGCGGATGGTCAGAAGCACCACGGGGGTCTCATCAGGGTCGCCAGGAACCGGGAAGCTGTGTTGGCCAGGGTCCTCGAACTCGAAGTGCTGCTGCGTGCCCTGCGCAGCCGCGCTGTCAGCGACCACCATCGGTGGAAGCAGTCCGCCGACCAGCGCCGCCACACCCGCACCGGCCCGCATTCCCAGGACAGCGCGCCTGTGCAGATGTATCGAATGCCGCACCACGATGTGCCTCCTCGACTAGTACGCGTTTCAGACGAAAGTGAACGTGAGGGGCGTCTGCAGCTCTCTTAAACCGCGAACAACAGGGATTGTGTGCGAGGCGCAACGTGACGCCAATGCCACGAGGGAGGCGGGAAGGAGTGCAGTAGAAAGTGCGGTTCAGACAATGCCACACGAACGGTGCCACCGAGGTAGCTGGGGCGATGGGGCGCACGGCGATCCCTCTGGCGGGGCGGCGGGTCACGGCGGCATTGGCCCGCCTCGCACCACTGCCGCACCAGTAGAGGCGGTCAGCCACGGGCAACCAGGAGTGCAGACGACAGCCTCGGCGGGCCGCAGCTTGCTGCACAACGGGCCGCTGACCTGCGGCGACGCATCGAAAGCCCCTGTGATTCCCAAGCTCAGAGCGCGAGTTCGATTCTCGTCACCCGCTCCATGGTGAAGGCCCAGGTCAGCGACCTGGGCCTTGTTGATTGTCTAGACCTCTTCTGGGCTCCCGCACCACTTGCGCACGGGGCCACCCGCGCATCAGTCCGTACCGTTGCCGGTGACACATGGCAGGGGTGACAGGAGTCGAACCTGCGACATCCGGTTTTGGAGACCGGCGCTCTGGCCTCTGAGCTACACCCCTTCGACGCCGCTCAGCCTGGCATGGCTGGGCACGTGGTTCCACGCATTTTCTTGCTGGGCACGTCTCCTGCCGCCGCCGACAACAGGCCACGTGGCTGCAGATCACAAGGCGCAGGCAAGGAGCATCACCCGGCGGCGGCCCGGGAGCAACCCGGCCCGGGAGCACGCGTCGTCGCCGCTCCCGGGCCGTTGCTGCATGCAGGGCCGTTTCTGTGGGCGCGGCCGGGGTTCGGTTATCCGAACCCCCGATTCGGGTGGGAGCACGATCGATCGGCGGGCCCGCGCTGCCGAGGATGACGTCATGACCTTGTTGATGACGGAACCCGCCGCTCGGGCGGAGGAACTGCACCGCGAGTACGGTCGGGGCGCCGCCGCCGTACACGCGCTGCGAGGGGTGAATCTGGCGTTCGGGCCAGGGACGTTCACCGCGGTGATGGGCCCCTCGGGCTCGGGAAAGACCACGCTGCTGCACTGCCTCGCAGGGATGGACCGGCCCACGCGCGGTGCGGTCTGGTGGGGCGGTACGGAGGTGTCGCGACTGCCCGAGCGGCGGCTCGCGCAACTGCGCCGGAGCCAGGTCGGGTTCGTGTTCCAGGCGTTCAACCTGATGCCGGCGATGACGGTCGCCGAGAACGTCGAACTGCCCGGCCGCCTCGCCGGTGAGCGAGTGGGCCGGGCCGAGGTGCTGGACGCGCTCGCCCGGGTCGGCCTGACCGGCCGCGAGCGGCACCGGCCCGGGCAGCTGTCCGGCGGCCAGCAGCAGCGGGTGGCGATCGCCCGAGCCCTGGTGTCCCGTCCCGCGGTGCTGTTCGCGGACGAGCCCACCGGCGCCCTGGACCGCACCACCGGCCACGAGATCCTGGCGCTGCTGCGCGCCGGCGTGGACCGGGAGGGGCAGACCTGCGTGATGGTCACCCACGACCCGGTGGCCGCGGCGTATGCGGACCGGGTGGTCCTGCTGGCCGACGGCCGGGTGGTCGACGACCTCGACCGGCCCGGGCCGCAGAGCATCACCGACCGGCTCAGCCGGCTGGGCGGGTGAGCCGGCCGTGACGCGTCTCGCGCTCGGACAGATGCGGCAGCGTCCCGCCACCTTCCTCGGCCTGGCGGCCGCGCTCTTCCTGGCCGTTGCCACAATGACGCTGTTCGGCTCGCTGCTGGCCGCGCAACTCGATGCCCCCGCCCGTGCGCGCACCGCTCCGACGGGGCCCGGGCTGACGGTGATCGCGGCCGCGTTCGGCGAAATCGCCGTGCTGGTGGCCTTCTTCGTGGTGGTCAACGCACTGGGCTTCGCCGTCCGGCAGCAGCACCGGGAGCTGGCGCTGCTGCGGACCATCGCCGCCACGCCCCGGCAGGTCCGGCGGCTGGTGCGCCACCAGGTCGTGGCCGTCGTCGTGCTGGTGGCCGTTCCGGGGTCGGTGGCCGGCGCGGTGGCCGCCCGGCGCTTCCTCACCGAGCTGACGCGCCGCGGCATGGCCTCGCCCGCGGTGCGCGTGCCTGCGACGCCCGTACCGATGCTGGTGGCCACGGCGGCGGCCCTGGTCGTGGGTACGGCGGCGGCAGCGGTTGCCGCGCGCCGCATCGCGCGGATCGCGCCGGCCGCCGCCATGGCGGCGAGCTCGACCGAGCACGGCCGCGGCGGCCTCATGCGGGTGCTCGTCGGCGCGGCCGCACTTGTGGGCGGCGGCCTGCTCTGCCGCCTCGCCGCCACCCGGCCTCCGGACGAGGGGGACAAGGCGGGCCAAGCGGCCCTGCTGGCCTCACTGGTCCTACTGATCGCCGTCGCCCTGCTCGGCCCCCTCGCGGCCCGCGGCATGGTCGCCGTCCTGGGCGCACCCGTACGCGCCGTGGCCGGATGCTCGGGCTGGCTCGCCGACGCCAACCTGCGCGGGTACGCGCACCGGCTTTCGGCCGCCGTGGTGCCAGTGGCGCTGCTGGTCGGGCTGTCGGGCACCATGTCGATCATGACGAGCACCGCCGAGAACGCGCTCGGCCGGGCGGCCGACCCCGGACTGACCACCGTGACATCGGACACCGACACCTGGTTGCGGCAGGTCGAACTGGCCTTGCTGGTCTGCTTCGCCGCCGTCTCGACGGTCAACACCCTGGTCGCCCTGACCGCCGACCGACGCCGTGAATTCGCGCTGCTCACCCTGGTGGGCGCGACACGCCGCCGGCTGTTGAGCATGCTGGGTATCGAGGCCGTGCTGACCACCGCGGTGGGCGTGGTGCTCGGTGGGCTCGTGGCCGCGGCTGCCTCCTCGTCGTTCAGCGTGGCGCTGACCGGCTCGGCGGTACCGTCCGTCCCGGCGGCCACCTGCGGCTGGATCGTCGTCGGCGCGGCCGCGCTCACCGTGCCGGGCATCCTCGGCACCGGCGCCCGGGCGGCCTCCGGGCCCGCGACGGAAAGGGTGGGCGGGCAGCGTGGCTGAGCGCGACAGCACGGCCGACCGCGTCGGCGAGCGCGGCGGCCTGCGGCGTTTCGCCGTCCGCGGGGGCGACCTCGCCTTCGACATCGTCGGTCTCCCCCTGACCGTGCTTGGCGGCGGGTACGCGCTGGCGGTGCTGTACGCCGGTGGGCTGCTCTCCCTCACCGTGCTGGGGCTGCCGTTCGTGGTCGCGGCCCTGCGGGGCGCACGGCG
Coding sequences within it:
- a CDS encoding ABC transporter ATP-binding protein, with translation MTLLMTEPAARAEELHREYGRGAAAVHALRGVNLAFGPGTFTAVMGPSGSGKTTLLHCLAGMDRPTRGAVWWGGTEVSRLPERRLAQLRRSQVGFVFQAFNLMPAMTVAENVELPGRLAGERVGRAEVLDALARVGLTGRERHRPGQLSGGQQQRVAIARALVSRPAVLFADEPTGALDRTTGHEILALLRAGVDREGQTCVMVTHDPVAAAYADRVVLLADGRVVDDLDRPGPQSITDRLSRLGG
- a CDS encoding FAD-binding oxidoreductase, giving the protein MASLQVKSRTGDLVLLDESAAERLGAELRGELLRPDDQAYDQARAVWNGLIDHRPALIARCSGAADVVQAVTFAREHDLLVSVRGGGHNIAGKAVCTGGLMIDLSPMRGVAVDPERCTARVEGGATLKELDRATQASGLATTAGVVTHTGVAGLTLGGGVGRLARRYGLACDNLRAAEVVTADGRMVRADGSDNADLFWGLRGAGANFGVTTSFEFQLHRVGPEVLGGVVVHPLGKAKAALRFYGEYSLSAPDELSADAIFLTSPDGDPMLAISVCYVGSVEEGERVLQPLRRFGPPLVDEIGPVAYTELQAAADAFFPTGLRYYWKSHFLERIADDAVEATVDHFARVPSPRSLIVFQQYGGAVSRVDPSATAFRPGTRSTTTSPRPSGPAPGNSRHRGSGSSGGGTS
- a CDS encoding ABC transporter permease, yielding MTRLALGQMRQRPATFLGLAAALFLAVATMTLFGSLLAAQLDAPARARTAPTGPGLTVIAAAFGEIAVLVAFFVVVNALGFAVRQQHRELALLRTIAATPRQVRRLVRHQVVAVVVLVAVPGSVAGAVAARRFLTELTRRGMASPAVRVPATPVPMLVATAAALVVGTAAAAVAARRIARIAPAAAMAASSTEHGRGGLMRVLVGAAALVGGGLLCRLAATRPPDEGDKAGQAALLASLVLLIAVALLGPLAARGMVAVLGAPVRAVAGCSGWLADANLRGYAHRLSAAVVPVALLVGLSGTMSIMTSTAENALGRAADPGLTTVTSDTDTWLRQVELALLVCFAAVSTVNTLVALTADRRREFALLTLVGATRRRLLSMLGIEAVLTTAVGVVLGGLVAAAASSSFSVALTGSAVPSVPAATCGWIVVGAAALTVPGILGTGARAASGPATERVGGQRG
- a CDS encoding BBE domain-containing protein, with protein sequence MSPFSLEAEYANNLGEEGEERVRAAYGGNYERLVSLKNTYDPANFFRLNANIRPGTR
- a CDS encoding GNAT family N-acetyltransferase, which translates into the protein MTTRSTSADQPTSVALAEAPMRQARNSAALWTATGRCRGHEVIRRRGFVAVDGDVRAGLRILIQEPVLDPRELTELSELVRRAAGPVNAEDPFSSTDLSHLGMRSWQMPVMLRPPGPVGEPMLDVIRVRRPEDLQAAERIVIEGFELAGFKPYRPGELFPTALIEQPGVDVFVATHDGVPAGAGVSVVDDGVGGHHWVGTSSAFRSRGVGRAVMLGSLAHLADLPVTLTASKLGRPLYESLGYTAAAPSTWWASQ